One window of the Puntigrus tetrazona isolate hp1 chromosome 13, ASM1883169v1, whole genome shotgun sequence genome contains the following:
- the LOC122356070 gene encoding 2'-deoxynucleoside 5'-phosphate N-hydrolase 1-like, which yields MATRRRFSGVCAGNALRMLSILSGESCSCRGKPLSCRCQTARRHSQSMNIYFCGSIRGGRQDVNVYQRIVKKLQRYGTVLTEHVSSGSLSEKGEDAALGGDKAIHDRDVEWLMLSDVIVAEVTQPSLGVGYELGRAAALNKRVFCLFRPSSGKVLSAMIRGASANSLFQVQDYTEEEVESVLEKYFEGIAKNR from the exons ATGGCCACACGGCGGCGTTTCTCGGGTGTTTGCGCGGGAAATGCCCTGCGGATGCTCTCCATACTTTCCGGTGAAAGCTGCTCCTGTCGAGGAAAGCCGCTCTCGTGTCGTTGTCAGACAGCACGAAGACATTCGCAAAGCATGAACATATATTTTTGCGGAAGCATCCGCGGAGGGAGACAGGACGTGAACGTTTACCAGAGAATAGTGAAGAAGTTACAGCGGTATGGCACGGTTTTGACGGAGCACGTGAGCTCGGGCAGTCTGTCGGAAAAGG GTGAAGATGCGGCTTTGGGTGGAGATAAAGCCATCCATGATCGAGACGTGGAGTGGCTGATGCTGTCTGATG TGATAGTAGCCGAGGTGACCCAGCCGTCTTTAGGAGTGGGTTACGAGCTCGGCCGAGCTGCGGCGCTCAACAAGAGGGTTTTCTGTCTCTTCAGACCTTCGTCTGGCAAAG TGCTGTCTGCCATGATCAGAGGAGCTTCCGCAAACTCGCTCTTCCAAGTCCAGGACTATACAGAGGAAGAAGTCGAGAGCGTCTTGGAGAAATACTTTGAAGGCATCGCCAAGAACCGATGA
- the LOC122356068 gene encoding protein delta homolog 2-like, translated as MKLAVVLLLCACCLLFQHNCEAQVSFFSVDTSPTPSASNCTCELGHGKCAENGDCRCDPGWGGQRCEDCVRMPGCVHGTCHQPWQCTCMDGWAGRFCDKDIYVCSREQPCQNGATCVLNDSGDYSCLCPEGFHGRDCELKTGPCQKTKSPCKNGGLCEDLGGYAPELSCRCLAGFTGPRCETNMDDCLMRPCANGATCLDGVNRFSCLCPAGFTGRFCTINLDDCAGQPCLNGGRCIDRVSTFQCFCSPGFTGRTCEVPVWESGPQAVSPFRSEGYRVTLSKPVPVNRSQGTTPSGDERRSFKISVVTQHGAEGLSELQLIILLVLGAMTLAVVALTAGLVLRGHCQDRSARCQCRPAPAHHRPFHRCRTNSVPAQQECKISFLQSPAPAELEKKRLNTDIV; from the exons ATGAAACTCGCTGTAGTTCTGCTGCTCTGTGCCTGCTGTCTGCTTTTTCAACACAACTGTGAAGCCCAag TTTCATTTTTCTCAGTAGATACATCTCCGACACCCTCGGCCAGTAACTGCACGTGTGAACTCGGCCATGGAAAGTGTGCTGAAAACGGTGACTGCAG GTGTGACCCAGGATGGGGTGGACAGCGGTGTGAAGACTGTGTGCGAATGCCCGGATGTGTCCATGGCACCTGCCACCAGCCCTGGCAGTGTACGTGCATGGACGGGTGGGCAGGCCGATTCTGTGATAAAG ATATTTACGTGTGCTCCAGAGAGCAGCCGTGTCAGAATGGAGCTACTTGCGTCTTGAATGACTCTGGGGATTACAGCTGCTTGTGTCCCGAAGGCTTTCATGGGCGGGACTGTGAGCTGAAAACAGGACCTTGCCAAAAGACCAA GTCCCCCTGCAAGAATGGTGGTCTCTGCGAGGATCTGGGTGGTTACGCTCCAGAACTGTCTTGTCGATGCCTGGCCGGCTTCACGGGGCCCCGCTGCGAGACCAACATGGACGACTGCCTGATGCGCCCCTGTGCCAATGGTGCCACCTGTTTGGATGGCGTGAACCGTTTTTCCTGTCTGTGCCCTGCGGGTTTCACTGGCCGTTTCTGCACCATCAACCTGGACGACTGCGCCGGCCAGCCCTGCCTCAACGGAGGACGCTGTATAGACCGAGTCTCCACCTTCCAGTGCTTCTGCTCCCCAGGGTTCACTGGAAGAACTTGTGAGGTTCCCGTCTGGGAGTCAGGGCCTCAAGCCGTGTCTCCATTCAGGAGCGAAGGATACAGAGTCACGCTGAGCAAACCTGTCCCAGTCAACCGCTCCCAGGGGACCACTCCCAGCGGGGATGAAAGACGCTCGTTCAAAATCTCAGTGGTGACTCAGCATGGGGCAGAAGGGCTGTCAGAGCTGCAGCTTATCATCCTGCTGGTGCTGGGGGCTATGACTTTGGCCGTGGTGGCGCTAACAGCTGGCCTGGTGCTGCGTGGACACTGCCAGGACCGGTCGGCTCGCTGTCAGTGCAGACCGGCCCCAGCTCACCATCGCCCATTCCACCGATGTAGGACAAACTCTGTGCCTGCGCAACAGGAATGCAAGATCAGCTTCCTCCAGTCCCCGGCTCCAGCTGAGCTAGAGAAGAAGAGGCTGAACACCGACATTGTTTAG